In Quercus robur chromosome 11, dhQueRobu3.1, whole genome shotgun sequence, the following proteins share a genomic window:
- the LOC126705876 gene encoding transcription repressor MYB6-like: protein MRKPCCDKEGTNKGAWSKQEDQKLIDYIRIHGEGCWRSLPKAAGLDRCGKSCRLRWINYLRPDIKRGNFGQDEEDLIIKLHALLGNRWSLIAGRLPGRTDNEVKNYWNSHIRRKLISMGIDPNNHRLNQIPPIPFSQPKCVSPTATSSHESMNNNESSKPLIKPFANTTTADRVSDTTSGFEDEISGSLDLNLDLTIAVPSASSLTLVQEKLQINSKSIVTKEVTISEQVPTLALFR from the exons ATGAGAAAACCTTGCTGTGATAAGGAAGGCACAAACAAGGGTGCATGGTCTAAACAAGAAGACCAAAAGCTCATTGATTACATCCGAATCCATGGTGAAGGCTGTTGGCGTTCCCTTCCTAAGGCTGCAG GATTGGATCGTTGTGGCAAAAGTTGTAGGCTCAGATGGATAAACTATCTCAGGCCAGACATCAAACGTGGGAACTTTGGTCAAGATGAAGAGGACCTCATCATCAAGCTTCATGCCCTACTCGGCAATCG GTGGTCACTCATAGCCGGAAGGTTACCAGGGCGGACAGACAATGAAGTAAAGAACTATTGGAATTCACATATCCGGCGAAAGCTAATAAGTATGGGAATTGATCCAAATAACCATAGGCTAAACCAGATTCCACCTATTCCTTTTTCTCAACCCAAGTGTGTTTCTCCAACTGCAACATCTTCTCATGAGTCTATGAATAATAACGAGTCTTCTAAGCCTCTCATCAAACCCTTTGCCAATACTACTACAGCTGATAGGGTATCTGACACAACAAGTGGTTTTGAAGATGAAATTTCTGGTTCTTTGGACTTGAATCTTGATCTCACAATTGCTGTTCCTTCAGCTTCTTCGCTTACACTTGTACAAGAGAAGCTACAAATTAATTCCAAGTCCATTGTCACAAAAGAAGTGACAATAAGTGAACAAGTTCCTACCCTTGCTCTTTTCAGATAA